ATCGGTAGTTCCTATAATTCCGTCATTCCACATAAAGCCGCCATCGGGGAAGGTAATGTGGACATTTTGGTCTTCACCGGAGACTGGGTTTTTTAAGGGACGCTGCTGTGCTTCGGTTACACCTGCGATAGAAAACCATGAATGAGTATCCGAGGCATCCATTTTTATATCTTTTATAATTGGCCCTTCAAATGCACTAAAAGTGGTGGCCAAGGCTTCTAATGGCATCCCATTAGCTTGACCTGACATAATGGTCGCTAAGGCTGTAATTTGGTCATTATTGGCTGCAGAGTCGATAAATAACACACCTTTACCGTTACCCTCATGCATCGCTTTAGGCCACATCGCGGCAAACACCATTTTTAACCCTGACAGATCTAAATCGCCGTAATGTCCATCAATAATCAAAAAACCCAAAATCGCTTCACAACCGCCATTCTCGCTATCTGGAAATCCACCAAATTGACAGCCACAACCATGGCTGCAGCTACAGTTTTCAATTTGATGCATCGATAAGGCCCAATCTTTAATATCCGACATATTACTTCACCTTGAATAGTCAATATTCGCTTGAGTATAGTTCAGTTGAAGTCTGTCGCTGTGGGGGCGAACCGGATGAGTTGATGCATCAAACAGGCATTAGCAGTAAACAATACAACTTTCACTATTATTCAATCGTCTAGGGTGATATCTATGCTCAAATTTCATTGATAGAATAAATTTGTCTATTAACGACTAATGACCAGCGAAAAGGTGATTTACCCTCAG
The Shewanella sp. KX20019 DNA segment above includes these coding regions:
- a CDS encoding DUF1326 domain-containing protein, producing MSDIKDWALSMHQIENCSCSHGCGCQFGGFPDSENGGCEAILGFLIIDGHYGDLDLSGLKMVFAAMWPKAMHEGNGKGVLFIDSAANNDQITALATIMSGQANGMPLEALATTFSAFEGPIIKDIKMDASDTHSWFSIAGVTEAQQRPLKNPVSGEDQNVHITFPDGGFMWNDGIIGTTDKMSMNYGDVTFEHVGQFAAKAVVNWSNA